Genomic segment of Coregonus clupeaformis isolate EN_2021a chromosome 34, ASM2061545v1, whole genome shotgun sequence:
gacatcaataagggatcgtagctttcacctggatttacctggtcagtctatgtcatggaaagagcaggtgttcctaatgttttgtatagccTGTGATTGCATAGATTGCTTCTAATCTAATCTATTATACTGTACAtgtttttgtgttctatgttgCTATGATGTCATGGATCTTGGATGTATCAACCTGTCACCACACAGAAGTTCCCTCTCAGGAAATAAAAGTTATttgaatttgaaatgattcaaTTCGCTCTCTGGTGTGActgatgtgtgtgtatttgtgtgttgtgtttctgCAGTAAACAGAAGGTGGTGTATACCTACAGAATCCTCCAGACCCACACTGGAAACTACACCTTGCAGGTAcaccctgtgtgtgtatgtgtgtgtgtgtttatgtttgtgtgtgtgtgtgtgcattcctgcttgcatttgtgtgtgtttctgatggtctgtctgtctgtgtgtagacATCGTCTGGTGTAGAGGAGAAATTCTTTAAGACATTAGAGGAGCTGATCCGCCATTATAAGCGTCGAGGGCAGGGATTGGCTCAGCATCTGCGTCACTCAATCAAGAGGAAGACACTGCTACAACTCCCCGCCCCCAATGTCATCGACGAGGTGTCTGATTATGAGAGTAAgtaacactgtctgtctgtctgttcgttTCACTTCCTTCTGTCACTGACTTTTTTTAGGACCTTTATCAGATGTCCAGATTGTTATCATTCTTAATTAGCGACTCAATACTTGTGtcctttctctgtccctctctggtCTAGATGTGGATGCATCAGACTACGTTGTTGTCCTGCCCTCTTGATTCAGCAGCACACCCCTGAACCCTGACCCCTGGCCTACATCATCTATGAGCCTGTAAATATATTGGTGTGGTGCCTTCAGGCAGGTTGTGTTTACTGATCCTGATGCCAGGGgcggactggccatctggcatttcgggcaaatgccagatgtGCTAGTCCAATTTAGCTAAATGatcattatctggctaataatgggggcctcaaggGAAAAAATTGactggtgtgttagaaatgccagtcCGCCCCTGCCTAATGCAATGTGTTGTGTGCTGTTCTGTGTGCCAGAGCTGCTGAGATTATCAGAGAGAATagtgtttgtctgtttgttgaaGTGGAAGTTAAAatcaagttttatttgtcacatgcgccgaatacaacgggtgtagactttaccgtgaaatgcttgcttacgagcccttcccaactaTACAGagtaaaaatatacatatatatactgtatatattttaaatagtaacacaagaggaataaaaaacacaagaattaagctatataataataatttggtgggtgcttatatttgtcctatctTACACAtctacaagtgtgtattaatacacGTGTGAATTGTAAATtccactctccctgagacaccttCGGCAAGTGGGGCCACAGGGAgtaccattttagtcatttagcagacgctcttatccagagcgacttacaggagcaattagggttaagtgccttgctcaagggcacagacagatttttcacctagtcggctcggggattagaaccagcgacctttcagttactggcacaacgctcttaaccgctaagctacctgccgccagtatcagtaccatatcaatgtgcagaagtatgaggtatttgaggtagatatgtacatgaaggcaggataaagtgactaggcatcaggatagataataataagagtaaaataaagaacagagtagcagcagcaaatgatgtgTGTTTGTGCGACGTAGGTATgcgtgtatgtgttgtgtgtgtgtgcgtatgtagtgtatgtaaatgtgtatgGGTTTGTATGAGAGTgtcagtgtggtgtgtgtgagtgagtgtatgtatgtataatgtgtatatatagtcttgtgagtgtgcataatatcagtgcacacacacacaccatagaaaCATCCCATATAATTGACTGTTGTCATTCATCATATGAATTTAGAAACATTATTATGTTTTTGTCACTATGGCATTCCGAATAGAGTTTACTTCAGCATTTCAATAAACTTGTAAAGATTTAGGCCTACTCTGGATAAGACTAAGATGTAATGTGTAAATGTCCCTAGCTTAAATAAAAAAACAGTTTTGTAAATACCAATTTTTATCTACCTTTCCCCTAACTCAATTAAAATGCTGTTATGTAACCaactgtgtgttttttttttttttaccttcccCCCTACTCATGCTCATGCTCACACACATCCACTTGTTTTGTCACACTTGTTTTCTCACCTCTCTGCAAGGTCCCCTGCCGTAAAAAGTGTGTTTCacttttaagtcatttagcagacactcttatccagagcgacttacagttagtgagtgcatacatatttatttttcgtactgccccccatgggaatcgaacccacaaccctggcgttgcaaacgccatgctctaccaactgagctacatccctgccggccattccctcccctaccctgggccaattgtgcgccgccccatgggtctcccggtcgcagccggctacgacagagcctggattcgaaccaggatctctagtggcacagctagcactgcgatgcagtgccttagaccactgcgccactcgggagctagcCTTCCCTGAATCAGAGGGCAGAGGgcactggggtgtattcattacgtctTGCAAAGGAAACCGTTTACAGTCTTaaaaccaaacggaagcaaacggaatgaaacgggATGGGACTTACCTACATAAGGGACcgacctgaatttgtccaatatacACTCTCGTTTTCGTTGCAAAATGGTTTCTgtttggagtaaacggtttctgttgcaaaatgttttgcaacatacaaaacattttgcaacaaaaTCTGCGTACTGAACACACCCCAATAAAgttgatttatttatttgaaacTTCAACAATGCCtcctgatttgatttgatttgacttgtcTTCTGTCCTCTACTATTACAATTTGCATATACTGTGGTATTCGAGTAGGAGAGTGTCTAAAAGTGTAGTAGGCTAGCCTGAGTGTAGTTATTTGTGATGAAATATGTGCTCTAACTACCCCACAATCCAAAGTAATAAGGTTGATAGTGTAGTCTATCAAAGTAATCAATAATTTTACTAAATTTAATTTGGACTATATTTAACTGCTTAGCttaagtaaaacattttaaactTCTTCCACTACCACAAAAATACTTGTAAAGTGTTAAAGCAAGTACCACCAATTTTTCTTCATGGAAATTACCATCTAGTTATGTGTAAATATTTCCAAGCTAATGGGAACTTTTTATGTTAAAGATAAAGTGTGTTACTGAAAATGTTTCTTGCCTAATTTTATCTACTGAGAATGGAAACATGAAAAAAGCATTAGAAGACAAATGGCTGCATGTGGTTGACCAAATACGTGATATATATAGGCCTTCTGACTTTTCTTCTCAGAGTTTACAGACGCCACAATACTCTAATACTATCCAACCACAGTttccaccccccccccacacacacagtcttcacacacacacacacacacttgcacacacgcaTGTTACCTACAACACGCATATTATGTAGGCTAGTCGGTGCCAAGCATGCAATGACCAACAGAAATGCACAAACCTCAGACTTTCTTAACCTAAAGTCGCAACATCAACttacttccgggaacgcttgcaaacagaccaggccagggtttgcggtttgagaagtcaatgagagaagtgagaAATCTTctttagttgttaattttctcaaaatctaaaggcacaacctaggcaggtttccattgacccaggtttattcggCAAAAGCAATGTCCCCCAAAAAATAATTGCGACACGGgtaatggaaacggcagatataggagacattttctaaagatcAACAACAATTATATCATTTCGACAGGGGTGGATTTTCTTTTGTCTAACTTTCTTTCTTGCAACAAatacatgttttttattttattttagatgaTTGCCAAATACTTTTGAAGGTACGCGGAGCACTTAATGTCATCGCGTAACTATAGGCTCCACTCCATatttaattctaaatgcctactgcttTCAAAATAACTTTGTTAAACTATAACAataatgtttctttgcaggacaaggattgtcctgacttcaaagaatgcctgaattgcgtcgccttgcttttctggttggctggcaagtttcatcatccaattatttcagatcttcCACCATGGCACGGACCTTGGcacatgagaattattagaatatggcaaattaTTGCCTTTTATCCATGCTGGCTTTTGTGGGCTACCTGAGACATaaaacagataggtgggagggcatgtatatatatagtattggattcaaaccaggatctctagtggcacagcgatgcagtgccttagaccactgcgccacgaAAATGGAAACATAGCTAGTCTCTTAGGTAGTTCAACacgttattactccaacctcttgaaagtgacaaactagctaggtttccatccaattggcgacagattttcatgcaaatattctcaaATCTGTATAAAGaatatatgcacattttcccaccagttgTGTTTCCACCCAACAggcttgttgcagataaaaaaaTCAGTGTgcgatgacatagtgcacacaaaatgtaccttttcacttaagttttcatgtaccgaatacaaatctgaagttcaatgtgtttccatcgcattttcaactctacctatagatttgtcacaaaaactgttgttgAATAGCAAAATAAGCAAATGTGTCTACTCTGgacttggcacgtgcgctctaacTAACAGCTCACAAATACATTGCAGGCAGGCTGTGCTGGTAGGCTAGTCTAcgttatgagattattatggatacctgtttccatcacagctttcatgatacaaaaattaaataattatgactttactcgcataaaaactgtggatggaaacgtggttactgGTCATTTTCATCAAATAactactttatatcgaaggagtgcctttgattttaCGGACTACACATGCGCAGTTTGGCGCCAGAAGACTCCATAACTTCTTTCTATCCATGAGTTtatggtgcgttcaagacaactgggaactctgaaaaatacgtagtcaaatcatgacgtcagtgatcttcaggtcggaagtCGGAGATCTAGAAAGAGGcacgagttggatgaccgttccaaaaaaaaataatccagttggagctagttttttttggaagttcccagttgtcttgaacgcactgaagtcggaagtatgagatttccgagttcccagttgttttgaatacaGCATTAGCTAGCCAACTTCGGCTGCAAGTGTGATTGGGTATtgctattggagaagcagttttagcctatcttcatactgtactgtctttgcgcaaaccatagtctgttgcatgaaaaacgtatgtgttatggctttacaccccctgctatattgtggataaagagttacctgtctaacagaacacagagggtaaatattgtaatgaataatgtggaaattgagcaagttgaggagactaaattgcttggagtaaccctggattgtaaactgtcatggtcaaaacatattgatacaacagtagctaggatggggagaagtctgtctataataaagtgctgctctgcattcttaacagctgTCATGTCTCCTCCTGTTGCTCCCCTCCAGCGCTGATTCGcaggtctactgagccaccggtctgagcgcaacaccggaatggaaacccaacgcaccctaatcacctccagtgcacctgcacctcatcatggtggtcctctgtagctcagctggtagagcacggcgcttgtaacgccaaggtagtgggttcgatacccgggaccacccatacacaaacatgtatgcacgcatgactgtaagtcgctttggataaaagcgtctgctaaatggcatattatattatattattataatcatctcgtcaccacccctatatagccatGGACAGGCCTACAGTCCTGGGCTTTGCACATTTCTAccagcgtttcatcaggtccttcagctccatagccgccccactcacctctctccttaagggtgggcctcagaagctggcctggaaccctgaggctgatgctgccttcaagaggctgaaggagaggttcagcacagcgcccctcctaaaacatccagatccagctcgtcctttcatcctggaggtagacgcatctgaggagggcgttgggtggggtcctctcccagcgacaaggtaagccagagaaaatatATCCCTGTGCTTTTTTCTTGAAAAATCTTagccccgcagagaggaactatggagttggagacagggatcTGTTGGCGGTGGCCCTCGCTCTGGAataatggagacactggctggagggcgcagtccatccattccagaTTCTCactggaatttggagcacatacggacagcgaaacggatgaactctcgtcaagccaggtgggcccaatttcttactcgctttcagcttattctgtcctaccgcccaggatcccagaatgtgaaagccgacgcactctccaggatgcaccataccggagaaaggaaggatctgcctccgtctctcatcctggcacctgtcgtttgggatgtggacgaagacatccgcctggcggctcaggaggacccagtgCCTGCCAACGCCTctccggggcgcgtgtatgtaccccccagggtccgtgaccgcctgctgatctgggcgcacaccacccttggggcagggcactccggtattacacacaccctacattctctctcacagaaatactggtggcccaccttggctactgatgtctcccactatatcaactcctgttccgtatgtgcccaaacgaagacacctcggaatgcCCCGGCaagcaaactagttcctctcccagtgcctcagcgaccttggtcacacctgtccatagactttgtcaccgacctcccacaTTCTGACGGCTTCAACACAGTCCTGGTGGTCGTAGATTGGttctgaggtcctgttccaacaggtcttccggcatgatggacatccggaggacatcgtctcggaccgttgcccccaattcacctcccgagtgtggaaggctttcctggagaagatcggggccatagccagcctcacttccaggtataggcctcagttgaatgggcaggtggagcacaTGAActaggagctggggaggtttcttcgttgccactgtcaggaccggcagggtgagtgggcgaggtttcttccctgggcagaatatgcccagaactccctcgttcactccttcacagggctcactcccttccagtgcgtcctggggtaccagccggccctggccccttgcccgctgtcgacgagtggttccgcagggccagacaggtctgggacgccgcccatgtccatctccagagggccattcgtcggcagaaggaccaagccgaccgccaccgcagtgaggcccccgtattccagcctggtgatcatgtctggctgtccactaaaaacctccctctccgcctgccctgcaagaaactgagcccccggtttgtggggccgtaccggctgctccttccctctcactaccgtgtctcacccatttttcatgtgtctctcctcaggccggtagttcttggtccccccccccctgcccctggacattgacgggagtccggcgtaagcagtgagggacctgctggactccaggttctgtgggggacggctccgttacctggtggactgggagggttatggtcctgaggagaggagctgggttccggctggggacgttctggaccccaacctaattcgggacttccactgTCGCTGCCCTGACCGGCCTGCTCCTCGcctcggggtcgtcctcctggctGGTGATGTCCTCCTGGCTGGTGATGTCCTGCGGCGGGAGCCTCGCGTCCGGgagtggggggggtactgtcacgtctccccCCGTTGCTCCccgattcgccggtctactgagccaccagtctgagcgcaccacctcggcaacaccggaatggaaacccaatgcaccctaatcacctccagcgcacctgcacctcatcaccacccttatatagccctggactgttcagtgttgtgttgtgtgtgtgattgttagtgtcatgtcgtgtactcattctttgttgttctcttgctcagtgttaagtaaacctttacattgttgattcctgcgtctacgtcctgcctcttcatatactcagtactcgtcacaacagcactatcaacaaggcaggtcctacaggccctagttttgtcgcacctggactactgttcagtcatgtggtcaggtgccacatagagggacttaagaaaattgcaattggctcaggacagggcagcacggctggcccttggatgtacacagagagctaacattaataatatgcatgtcaatctctcctggctcaaagtggaggagagattgacttcatcactacgttttgacatgttgaatgcaccgagctgtctgtttgaactactggcacacagctcggacacccatgcacaccccacaagacatgacaccagaggtctcttcacagtccccaagtcaagaacagactatgggagggcacagtactacatagaggcatcaagtaactcatgccagcagtaaaattagatttaaaaaactgataaaaatacaccttatggaacagcggggaccgTGAAGCAacgcaaacatagacacatgcatacacacacaataacatacgcactatacacacgtacacatgaattttgtgttatagatatgtgatagtagagtagaggcctgagggcacacacttaatatgttgtgatatCTGTTaagaatgtattgtaatgtttttaaaatatataactgccttaattgtgctggaccccagaaagagtagctgctgccttggcagcagctaatgtggatccataataaatacaaatacaaatagagccccacagtggaggtgtcataatacccataaaacttagaggtcaaacagggaaagggttccaatcatttttacaccattcattttccccatagaaacacttcaaataagtgctgtgttttgtgtaggcttaccctggcgtgacgttttgataaccatgtaaatctctctcagacaaagtgacttttattaatatatttggctctatttactctcagattcgaaaatactaattagcatcaaagtagatatcatgtaaaactacaaatccctgcaagctgcTGCACGTTAtttctagctgacacctttgttGACAGGTATTGTGTCCATTTAAAACATGCACAGGACAGTTCACAGAACTGTCAATGTAAAGAAATttagccaatttattaattactgCATTTAGCTAATACTAGATAGTTAAtacagagattcttacctttgcctcgattctgcagtctcgtccagatcataaTGTCattagtagttatttatgataggcacattagcagctaattagcatttcatttttgggggggtaaatacaggcgaatatattgataaaagtcaccttgtccggggcctcccgagtgacgcagtggtctaaggcactgcatcgcagtgctagaggcatcactacagacccgggtttgatcctgggctgtatcacaacccgcCGTGATCGGGAGTTcgatagggcggcacacaattggcccagagtcgtccgggttaggggagggtttggcctgggaggctttacttggctcatcgcgctctagcgactccttgtggcgggccgggcgcctgcaggctgacctcggtcatcagttgaacagtgattcctccgacacattggtgcagctggcttgctggttaagtgggcgggtgttaagaagcgcggtttggcgggtcatgtttcggaggacgcatgacttgaccttcgcctcccgagcccgttggggagttgcagcgatgagacaagatcgaaattggggagaaaaaggggataAAGAAATTGAAattaaagtcaccttgtcctagagagagttacatggttatcaaaacgtcatatcagggtaagcctacacgaaacacagcccttacattaagtgtttctaaaatcccctatgggaaaaatgaatggtggataaacgattggaaccatttccctgtttgactgctaggttttatgggtattatgactcatactgtggcaCTCTATAGACCCCTTTCCAGTAAACAACACACTGACTTCATGCACAGATGCTAGCGACTATTGGCTGCAGTAAGAAAGCCATCGCCATCTGCGCCCATTCAACATAGCCTAGTTTTACGTttgtattacttctaaacaaaataaatTTTTGTGGTTTTCATACGCTTACaattatgttttgattcttgcttgaacagtctctaagattacatttggttgtgatctttgcaaaataactattttggatgcagaagttgttagctagaatgctaatgCTCATTGATATAGGCTGTAGCGAAAGCTAGCCAAAGATACATTTTATTGGCTGAAGTTGAAGTGTTTAATTATAAGgcagttgatttgcgatgatgacacaaacattatattaagcagaaCATTCACacgagccttaaaatccaattataatccaaaagtagtgtgaaatgcactcataagcaacatgaGTGCATCGTGTCACTGGTCGAGCGGCCCATTGACACAAGCctcccagacgagctaaatgccttctatgcgtgcttcgaggcaagcaacactgaagcatgcatgagagcaccagttgtgtgatcacgctctctgtagccgatgtgagtaagacctttaaacaggtcaacattcacaaggctgcagggccagatggattaccaggacatttactccgagcatgcgctgaccaactagcaagtgtcttcacttgcattttcaacctgtccctgaccgagtcatgtgcatgtttcaagcagaccaccatagtccctgtgcccaagaacaccaaggtaacctgcctaaatgactaccgacccgtagcactcacgtctgtagccatgaagtgctttgaaaggctggtcatggctcacatcaacaccattatcccagaaaccctagacccactccaa
This window contains:
- the LOC121549621 gene encoding SH2 domain-containing protein 1B-like codes for the protein MASPLVMYHGAISKLDCEDLLGKKGKDGAYLIRDSETIQGAMCLCVYKQKVVYTYRILQTHTGNYTLQTSSGVEEKFFKTLEELIRHYKRRGQGLAQHLRHSIKRKTLLQLPAPNVIDEVSDYENVDASDYVVVLPS